Proteins from a genomic interval of Euwallacea fornicatus isolate EFF26 chromosome 1, ASM4011564v1, whole genome shotgun sequence:
- the LOC136349099 gene encoding lipase member K-like, whose amino-acid sequence MHQILYLLLSVLVFLNLQKTLAMPSDFDAPFYQLDPDEDLTVPQIIRRHGYPSQSHVVESEDGYLLTVHRIPGDKSGTRGGQAVYLQHGLLGSSADWVLNGNNTFAFHLADNGYDVWLGNARGNIYSRAHVSLPISSNQFWNFSWHEIATKDLPAVLYHISNTTGKAGDIIYIGHSMGTTVSFVLASTLPQVAKNIKLIVALAPTVFMTHLRSPVRYLAPFTNDIDWLARFLGLKDLAPTNKVLKLLSFECEKSYSKAICSNLLFLLAGFNQQEFNMTMLPKVAAHDPAGASTKTLIHYAQEIRDSGSFQQYNYGTQGNLIQYGTPTPPKYNLLKIKRPVYLIYAQNDILTSYIDVLRLSKKLTNLVGLYKVPNRIFGHVDFIFGIDAFELVYEPVVQFLKNFTNVV is encoded by the exons TACTGTCTGTACTAGTATTTTTAAACCTCCAAAAGACACTTGCAATGCCATCTGACTTCGACGCCCCATTTTACCAATTGGACCCAGATGAAGACCTCACGGTTCCCCAAATAATTAGACGTCACGGCTACCCTTCGCAGAGTCATGTTGTCGAAAGCGAGGACGGTTATTTGCTCACAGTACACAGAATTCCCGGTGACAAGAGTGGCACTCGAGGGGGGCAGGCAGTTTATTTGCAGCACGGCCTTTTAGGCAGTAGCGCCGACTGGGTCTTAAATGGCAACAATACTTTTG CCTTCCACTTGGCCGACAACGGCTATGATGTATGGCTGGGCAACGCTAGGGGAAATATCTACTCCAGAGCACACGTATCTTTGCCAATCAGCAGTAATCAGTTCTGGAATTTTAGTTGGCATGAAATCGCAACCAAAGATTTGCCTGCGGTGCTTTATCACATCAGCAACACCACTG GAAAAGCCGGGGATATAATCTACATCGGCCACTCAATGGGGACTACGGTTTCATTCGTTCTGGCCTCGACTTTGCCTCAAGTGgccaaaaacattaaacttatAGTAGCTCTAGCGCCTACGGTGTTTATGACACATCTGAGGAGCCCTGTAAGATATCTGGCCCCCTTTACCAACGACATTGATTGGCTGGCCCGGTTTCTGGGGCTGAAAGACCTGGCCCCGACTAATAAGGTGTTGAAGCTGCTTTCGTTTGAATGCGAAAAGAGTTATAGCAAGGCGATATGTAGCAATTTGCTGTTTCTGTTGGCag GTTTTAATCAGCAAGAATTCAATATGACGATGCTACCGAAAGTCGCTGCACATGACCCCGCCGGAGCCTCCACCAAAACCTTAATACATTACGCGCAGGAAATCCGTGACTCCGGCAGTTTCCAACAATACAACTACGGCACCCAAGGAAACCTGATCCAGTACGGCACCCCCACTCCTCCAAAGTACAACCTGCTTAAAATCAAGAGGCCCGTCTACCTAATATATGCCCAAAATGACATTTTAACTAGTTACATTGACGTACTGAGGTTGTCCAAGAAACTGACGAATTTGGTGGGCCTGTACAAAGTACCCAATCGTATTTTCGGACACGTCGACTTTATATTCGGAATCGACGCCTTCGAGTTGGTTTATGAACCAGtagttcaatttttgaagaactTTACCAACGTCGTTTAA